One part of the Dyadobacter sp. 676 genome encodes these proteins:
- a CDS encoding AraC family transcriptional regulator has protein sequence MIDSKSDRHLSSIAYSCYFTRNREGEQFAPEHVFSYQISGTLTVNNGEKEYMFGEGDYRFIRRNQLIKFVKQPPANGVFKSVSVYLNQAALRTFAMEHGYYSDHGKSQAVEPVIALRGGSLMKGFMDSLRPYSEDDQLIDEELQALKVREAIMILLRSAPALKDVLFDFSEPGKIDLEAFMNKNFHFNVQLSRFAYLTGRSLATFKRDFEHIFHTSPSRWLQQRRLQEAHYLIKEKGRTASDVYLEIGFEDLSHFSFAFKKMYGVPPSRLAG, from the coding sequence ATGATCGATTCCAAATCCGACAGGCATTTATCTTCCATCGCGTATTCGTGCTATTTCACCCGGAACCGCGAAGGGGAGCAGTTCGCACCCGAGCACGTTTTCAGCTACCAGATATCCGGCACGCTCACCGTCAACAACGGCGAAAAGGAATATATGTTCGGGGAAGGCGATTACCGGTTTATCCGGAGGAACCAGTTGATCAAGTTCGTGAAACAACCACCGGCCAACGGGGTTTTCAAATCTGTCTCGGTATATCTGAACCAGGCCGCCTTACGCACTTTCGCCATGGAACACGGGTATTACTCCGATCACGGCAAGAGCCAGGCGGTCGAACCGGTCATAGCCCTGAGGGGAGGCAGTCTGATGAAAGGTTTCATGGATTCACTGAGGCCGTACAGCGAGGACGACCAGCTGATCGACGAGGAATTGCAGGCGTTGAAGGTACGTGAGGCCATTATGATCCTGCTCCGTTCGGCGCCTGCCTTGAAGGACGTACTGTTCGACTTCAGCGAACCCGGCAAGATCGATCTGGAAGCATTTATGAACAAAAACTTTCATTTCAATGTGCAGCTGAGCCGTTTCGCCTATCTGACAGGCCGCAGCCTGGCGACATTCAAACGCGATTTCGAACATATTTTTCATACTTCGCCCAGCCGCTGGTTGCAACAGCGAAGGTTGCAGGAAGCGCATTATCTGATTAAGGAAAAGGGCAGGACAGCTTCCGATGTGTACCTCGAAATCGGTTTTGAAGACCTGTCGCATTTTTCTTTCGCATTCAAGAAAATGTACGGCGTGCCCCCGTCGCGGTTGGCAGGTTAA
- a CDS encoding SDR family NAD(P)-dependent oxidoreductase yields MAKVWFITGSSRGLGRSLTEAVLKSGDKVAATARNISQLDDLVAQYGDQIKPIGLDVIDYERIYHAVAEAITYFGRIDVLVNNAGFGIIGAAEAFTGEQVRSQLETNLYAPIEVTRAVLPYMRKQRSGRILQISSIGGRVGNAGLTMYQAAKFGLSGFTEALSKEVAPLGIFVTSVEPGGFRTDWAGASMTYAREIEGYDMVNQRTDYFKSGQFVPVGDPEKSSGCHGGIGRTSGPAGPSRAG; encoded by the coding sequence ATGGCAAAAGTATGGTTTATCACAGGCAGCTCCCGCGGATTGGGACGCAGCCTTACGGAAGCAGTTTTGAAAAGCGGGGATAAAGTCGCAGCTACTGCCCGCAATATTAGCCAGCTCGACGACCTCGTGGCGCAATATGGCGATCAAATCAAACCCATCGGCCTCGATGTGATCGATTATGAACGTATTTACCACGCAGTGGCCGAAGCCATAACGTATTTCGGGCGTATCGATGTGCTGGTCAACAATGCGGGGTTCGGCATTATCGGGGCTGCGGAAGCATTCACCGGGGAGCAGGTCCGCAGCCAGCTCGAAACCAACCTTTACGCACCTATCGAGGTTACGCGTGCCGTGTTGCCCTACATGAGAAAGCAGCGCAGCGGCCGTATTTTGCAGATCAGCTCGATAGGAGGCCGGGTAGGGAATGCAGGACTGACGATGTACCAGGCAGCCAAGTTTGGCCTGAGCGGCTTTACCGAGGCATTGTCCAAGGAAGTGGCTCCGCTCGGTATTTTCGTGACCAGCGTGGAACCCGGCGGTTTCCGTACCGACTGGGCGGGCGCTTCCATGACCTATGCACGCGAAATTGAAGGTTATGACATGGTCAATCAGCGTACCGATTACTTTAAATCGGGCCAATTTGTGCCGGTAGGCGATCCCGAAAAAAGCAGCGGATGCCATGGTGGCATTGGCCGCACATCCGGCCCCGCCGGTCCATCTCGTGCTGGGTAG
- a CDS encoding GNAT family N-acetyltransferase, whose protein sequence is MKQILDNPVWHALNAHNSALGQVSGIVAYFRPGIAPFAAVEGPVPDGLRMLHEIVPFGNNVIFVRNENVEIPRPWQLLAAIPGYQMLYMGPDFPRTEGPVTIPLTTEHIPEMIALTSLTNPGPFATETIRFGHYEGIFDNARLVAMAGQRMHPYGFAEASAVCTHPDHLGKGYARHLLLRQVNRIQQAGEVPFLHVRADNARAIGVYETLGFRIRTDMYFYVLKKGSDQ, encoded by the coding sequence ATGAAACAAATCCTTGATAACCCCGTTTGGCATGCACTCAACGCACACAACAGCGCTTTGGGCCAGGTGAGCGGCATTGTGGCTTATTTTCGGCCGGGAATAGCCCCTTTCGCCGCTGTGGAAGGCCCTGTCCCAGACGGTCTGCGGATGCTGCACGAAATTGTGCCATTCGGCAACAATGTGATATTCGTACGCAATGAAAATGTGGAAATACCACGTCCATGGCAACTGCTGGCGGCGATCCCGGGGTACCAGATGCTGTACATGGGGCCCGACTTCCCTCGAACGGAAGGCCCTGTAACCATCCCCCTCACCACCGAACACATTCCTGAAATGATCGCATTGACAAGCCTTACCAACCCGGGCCCTTTTGCGACAGAAACCATTCGTTTCGGTCACTACGAGGGTATTTTTGACAACGCCCGCCTCGTAGCGATGGCCGGTCAGCGGATGCATCCCTATGGCTTCGCCGAGGCCAGCGCCGTTTGCACCCATCCCGATCATCTGGGCAAAGGCTATGCGCGCCATTTGCTGTTACGCCAGGTCAATCGTATTCAGCAGGCGGGCGAGGTACCGTTCCTGCACGTCAGAGCAGACAATGCGCGGGCGATCGGCGTATACGAAACGCTGGGTTTCCGGATCCGTACGGATATGTATTTTTATGTGTTGAAGAAAGGATCGGACCAGTGA
- a CDS encoding DinB family protein, protein MNFQIGSLLSYNIWANRRLTEQIKDLTREEFTGEIGGSFPSVRLTLVHLLEADWLWLNRWQGKPLVLPPDTWDTGSAESVSEIWLGIQEEILRVFESKAEETMLQPLHFITRAGAALEMPYWQTVSHMVNHGTYHRGQLANMIRILGYKPVGTDLFLFFNEENSKANGTAV, encoded by the coding sequence ATGAACTTTCAAATCGGATCGCTACTTTCCTATAATATCTGGGCAAACCGCCGCCTGACCGAGCAAATCAAAGATCTTACCCGGGAAGAATTCACCGGGGAGATCGGGGGCAGTTTTCCGTCCGTCAGGCTGACCCTCGTGCATTTACTCGAAGCCGACTGGCTCTGGCTCAACCGCTGGCAGGGAAAGCCGCTGGTGCTCCCGCCCGACACCTGGGATACCGGCTCCGCCGAATCGGTTTCGGAGATTTGGCTCGGCATTCAGGAAGAGATTTTACGCGTATTCGAGTCGAAAGCTGAGGAAACCATGCTGCAACCGCTGCATTTTATTACCAGAGCCGGTGCGGCGCTCGAAATGCCCTACTGGCAGACGGTCAGCCATATGGTCAACCACGGCACTTATCATCGGGGGCAACTGGCGAATATGATCCGCATCCTGGGGTACAAGCCCGTCGGTACCGATCTGTTCCTCTTTTTCAATGAAGAAAATAGCAAAGCGAACGGCACTGCGGTGTAG
- a CDS encoding four-helix bundle copper-binding protein: MDHCVRCATICRRCAEECRRMAALYV; this comes from the coding sequence ATGGACCATTGCGTACGCTGCGCGACGATCTGCCGCCGCTGCGCCGAGGAGTGCCGCCGCATGGCAGCTTTGTATGTTTAA
- a CDS encoding helix-turn-helix domain-containing protein has translation MVQHTDFPLHELPISRFMAAESGLAFGEHAPSHRISFFAIVWFSESGGTHFIDFESFPIVANEVFLLSPNQVHSIPAATLPPARTIVFARDVFDRIDEPYLRQMFLPFENTAFAIPADMVAPLTHLFDLILMEYGGEADISLLLKYTTALLTHLYRFGRHNHRIAGAGDHRLVKLFQLMQTHYRHEKSATFYARQIGLTPKRVNELLREKMGTTLSRLLYRLILIEAKRELYHGRHSVKEIAYRLGFSDQSYFARFFKKQTGLTPDEFRAGAGLKM, from the coding sequence ATGGTGCAGCATACCGATTTTCCATTACACGAACTTCCGATTTCGCGCTTCATGGCGGCGGAGAGCGGGCTGGCTTTCGGGGAGCATGCGCCCAGCCACCGGATCAGTTTTTTTGCGATCGTATGGTTTTCGGAAAGTGGCGGCACGCATTTCATCGATTTCGAGTCATTCCCGATAGTGGCTAATGAAGTCTTTCTTCTGTCCCCCAACCAGGTCCATTCCATTCCCGCAGCTACGTTACCGCCGGCAAGAACCATTGTGTTCGCGCGCGATGTTTTCGACCGCATCGACGAGCCGTATTTGCGGCAGATGTTCCTTCCCTTCGAAAATACGGCCTTCGCGATTCCAGCCGACATGGTGGCACCTTTGACGCACCTGTTCGATCTTATTCTCATGGAATATGGCGGTGAGGCGGACATTTCGTTGCTTCTAAAATACACGACAGCGCTGCTTACGCACCTGTACCGGTTTGGCCGGCACAACCACCGGATAGCCGGGGCAGGGGACCACCGGCTCGTGAAATTGTTCCAACTGATGCAGACGCATTACCGGCATGAAAAATCGGCGACGTTCTATGCCCGGCAGATCGGGCTCACCCCCAAGCGGGTCAACGAGCTCCTGCGCGAAAAAATGGGGACTACCTTAAGCCGGCTCCTTTACCGGCTGATACTCATCGAGGCGAAGCGCGAATTGTACCACGGGAGGCACTCTGTGAAGGAAATTGCTTACCGGCTGGGATTTAGCGACCAGTCGTATTTTGCCCGTTTCTTCAAGAAACAGACCGGGTTAACACCCGACGAGTTCCGCGCCGGAGCTGGCCTGAAGATGTGA
- a CDS encoding histidine kinase has translation MILQRKAPSSKDFCFPAPGGLRITYHVCFWVLFVLLHYAYALPTLARKASDASVTIASFLYFLKVIPEYYLCVALYYILRTYIRGFLLFFVLFISALVINHLFSVLLFTWVDYAYGLENMTERFRLFAKLYLTPFNFRDPGAWLVFSNDISEVQFFILPASLKTAKYAANEHVMRQKIENDALNMELKALKSQINPHFVFNVLNAAYARILPISEEAAGYLHKVSEILRLSLYEMNDEFVRLETELAYMKLYVELESIRSNRRCKINIEQHGEVSDEHRVPTMSLITLVENAFKHGVHATRQDSFVDIQIIASGGFLEFDIINSKPTQPLRGKSASGGIGLANLERRLGIYYPGRYEFEKSETDNEFRVLVKMPLEQS, from the coding sequence ATGATATTGCAAAGAAAAGCTCCCTCATCGAAAGACTTCTGTTTCCCCGCACCCGGGGGGCTGAGGATTACTTATCACGTTTGCTTCTGGGTATTGTTTGTCCTGCTGCATTACGCGTACGCATTGCCCACGCTCGCGCGAAAGGCTTCGGATGCCAGCGTTACCATTGCCAGTTTCCTTTATTTTTTGAAGGTCATCCCTGAATATTACCTCTGCGTAGCGCTCTATTACATCCTCCGTACTTATATCCGTGGTTTTCTCCTTTTCTTCGTTCTTTTCATCTCCGCGCTCGTTATAAATCACCTGTTTTCTGTGCTGTTGTTTACCTGGGTTGATTATGCTTATGGGCTGGAAAATATGACCGAAAGGTTCAGGTTGTTTGCGAAACTCTACCTCACGCCATTTAATTTCCGGGATCCTGGTGCATGGCTGGTATTCAGTAACGACATTTCGGAGGTGCAGTTTTTTATACTGCCCGCTTCTCTGAAAACGGCGAAGTATGCAGCCAATGAGCATGTTATGCGGCAAAAGATCGAGAACGATGCGCTTAATATGGAGCTGAAAGCGTTGAAATCGCAGATCAATCCGCACTTTGTTTTCAATGTATTGAATGCCGCCTACGCCAGGATTTTGCCTATTTCCGAAGAAGCGGCCGGATATTTGCACAAGGTCTCCGAAATCCTGCGACTGTCCCTTTATGAGATGAACGACGAGTTCGTCAGGCTCGAAACGGAACTTGCCTATATGAAGCTGTATGTGGAGCTCGAATCTATCCGGAGCAACAGGCGGTGCAAGATCAACATAGAGCAACACGGAGAAGTGTCGGACGAGCACCGTGTACCTACCATGTCATTGATCACGCTGGTCGAAAATGCGTTCAAGCACGGTGTGCACGCTACCCGGCAGGATTCGTTTGTAGACATTCAGATAATCGCCTCGGGTGGTTTTCTCGAGTTCGACATTATTAACAGCAAACCCACCCAGCCGTTACGCGGCAAATCCGCAAGCGGCGGAATCGGGTTGGCGAACCTGGAAAGAAGGTTGGGAATTTATTATCCCGGCCGGTACGAATTCGAAAAGTCGGAAACGGACAATGAATTCAGGGTTTTGGTTAAAATGCCGCTGGAACAATCCTGA
- a CDS encoding LytTR family transcriptional regulator DNA-binding domain-containing protein — protein MTGKISCLIVDDEEPAHEVLKFLIAKVSWLTYAGSCYNALEALEMIPEVKPDIIFLDVNMPELSGLDLLNIVDASGSHVIMTTAYPEYAVDGFTFDVTSFLLKPIGFDRFLKAVTKVRKLIGNAAEKGRLEPEAPDLPQGDQPGPVQIPEQRADAGQEEYMWIRADRKMYCVWFKDIYFIEGLKDYVKVYYTNGVLVTLASMAAMMNRLPSPTFVRTHRSYIVNRNMIKMIEGNMVTMLNGLKVSIAVSPARDEVIRQLTER, from the coding sequence ATGACAGGAAAAATCAGTTGCCTCATCGTGGACGATGAGGAGCCGGCTCATGAAGTCCTTAAATTTCTGATAGCAAAGGTTAGTTGGTTGACGTACGCGGGAAGTTGCTACAATGCGCTGGAAGCACTGGAGATGATACCGGAAGTAAAACCGGATATTATTTTCCTCGATGTAAACATGCCCGAACTCTCCGGCCTCGACCTGCTTAATATTGTCGATGCGTCGGGCTCCCATGTGATCATGACCACGGCTTATCCCGAGTATGCAGTGGATGGCTTTACATTTGATGTTACCTCGTTTTTGTTAAAGCCAATCGGATTCGACCGCTTCCTGAAGGCCGTCACAAAAGTCAGAAAGCTGATCGGCAACGCTGCGGAAAAGGGGAGGCTGGAACCGGAGGCGCCGGATCTGCCGCAGGGCGATCAGCCCGGTCCGGTTCAAATCCCTGAACAAAGGGCCGATGCCGGTCAGGAGGAATATATGTGGATCCGTGCCGACAGGAAAATGTATTGTGTCTGGTTTAAGGACATTTACTTTATCGAAGGATTGAAGGATTATGTAAAAGTATACTATACCAACGGTGTACTGGTGACGCTTGCCTCTATGGCCGCTATGATGAACCGCCTGCCTTCCCCGACTTTCGTGAGGACGCACCGGTCTTACATCGTTAACCGCAATATGATAAAAATGATTGAAGGCAATATGGTGACGATGCTGAACGGCCTGAAAGTGTCGATAGCCGTTTCGCCGGCCCGCGACGAAGTGATCCGGCAGCTGACAGAAAGGTAA
- a CDS encoding thiopeptide-type bacteriocin biosynthesis protein — MSRSLIWPARRCHGKIRSRPTTSWFRCRPRGEIILWSKRLNKRIIPRLTNAHNFSDGLPVYRFLCELTYQHDYRYLGWDWGHLSSSAFLPRVEYKHWVLSRAMWNIERETVTGRMGKDALSAAEWRILRKAYGIPRFVQLRHGDSELLIDGNSDFAVEVLCNAIRKYGKVTLAEFPEHDENGLLGEPGARYVHEIILPLIKRNDPLPEQPSPRQFRAMGPAAVKRDFIVGSEWLYVKIYTGTRTADRLLASVIKPFADRLVANGTIEKWFFVRFADPDHHIRLRFRQGNNPSFWQTVLTQLHPLMEPLLCNGTVHKVQLDTYKRELERYGRHAFEEVESIFFADSCAVSGLLGMLSGDEGEHYRWLIGLRGTDMLLDDMGFTPEHKKRLVGRLQEQFFREFGGDTNLNVQLNTKYRLHREEIARFLDPRQDASNRIEGAIRLFEGRSARVIASMAVLFPLAETDVGNFAGSLVHMFLNRLFVSQQREHELVVYHYLKKYYESKLARKENVPRKAFCGTDH; from the coding sequence ATTTCGAGATCCCTTATCTGGCCGGCTCGTCGATGCCACGGGAAAATCAGATCACGCCCGACGACCTCATGGTTTCGGTGTCGGCCTCGGGGGGAGATCATATTATGGTCTAAACGATTAAATAAGAGGATTATCCCGCGGCTTACCAATGCACATAACTTCTCGGATGGCCTGCCGGTGTATCGGTTCCTCTGCGAACTGACATACCAGCACGATTACCGCTATCTCGGCTGGGATTGGGGCCATCTCTCGTCAAGTGCATTTCTGCCGCGCGTCGAATACAAGCATTGGGTCCTTAGCCGGGCAATGTGGAATATCGAGCGGGAAACGGTTACCGGCCGTATGGGGAAAGATGCCCTGAGCGCCGCAGAATGGAGAATATTGAGAAAAGCTTACGGTATTCCCCGTTTCGTACAGCTGCGCCATGGCGACAGCGAACTGCTCATCGACGGAAACTCCGATTTTGCGGTGGAGGTGCTCTGCAATGCGATCAGGAAATACGGGAAGGTAACATTGGCGGAGTTTCCGGAACATGACGAAAACGGCCTCCTGGGCGAGCCGGGCGCGCGGTATGTACATGAGATAATACTGCCGTTGATAAAGCGAAATGACCCACTGCCCGAGCAGCCGTCCCCGAGGCAATTCCGGGCAATGGGCCCCGCTGCCGTCAAGCGCGACTTCATCGTCGGAAGCGAATGGTTGTATGTTAAAATTTATACAGGCACCCGTACCGCGGATCGTCTTCTGGCTTCGGTCATTAAGCCATTCGCCGACCGCCTTGTGGCAAACGGTACCATCGAAAAATGGTTTTTTGTCCGTTTTGCGGACCCTGACCATCATATCCGCCTGCGTTTTCGTCAGGGAAACAATCCTTCGTTCTGGCAAACCGTACTGACGCAGCTTCATCCGCTCATGGAGCCTTTGCTTTGTAACGGGACGGTCCACAAAGTGCAACTCGATACCTATAAGCGGGAATTGGAGCGTTACGGACGGCATGCATTCGAGGAGGTGGAATCTATTTTTTTCGCGGATAGTTGCGCTGTTTCAGGTTTGCTGGGGATGTTGTCGGGCGACGAAGGCGAGCATTACCGGTGGCTGATCGGTTTGCGGGGCACCGATATGCTGCTGGACGACATGGGATTTACGCCGGAACACAAAAAGCGGCTGGTAGGGCGCTTGCAGGAGCAATTTTTCCGTGAATTCGGCGGCGATACCAACCTGAATGTGCAGTTGAACACTAAGTACCGTCTGCATCGGGAAGAAATAGCACGTTTTCTCGACCCGCGGCAGGATGCTTCCAACCGGATCGAAGGAGCGATCCGGTTGTTTGAAGGACGGTCTGCGCGTGTCATCGCGTCTATGGCAGTCCTGTTTCCCCTTGCCGAAACGGATGTCGGGAATTTCGCCGGCAGCCTGGTACACATGTTCCTGAACCGCCTGTTCGTTTCGCAGCAGCGTGAGCATGAGCTTGTTGTTTACCATTATTTGAAGAAATACTACGAGTCGAAGCTCGCGAGAAAGGAAAATGTGCCGCGGAAGGCATTTTGCGGAACGGATCATTAA
- a CDS encoding lantibiotic dehydratase family protein, giving the protein MSIVSQGFFMLRRPRYSLDLLYRFNERVNNRPELFEEELIRFFSQPSMLEAIYVASPELYASFIGLLEGRVRTSVAGLLKTLYKYFVRMTSRSTPYGLFAGCAMGEISDTTNIRFDETAPPETHVRLDMNYVAEVAEAISRQTEVRSRLKFYPNTSLYRIGDTYRYVECSLNNQKRAYVLASVERSAYLDRVLLAARDGCLVGELIDSVTSADIGREEATWYIDALINAQILVSELAATVTGQEFFFTITEKLRGIGEAEKDLFQLEKITELLRSAEPGIGKYKAVESLVTKHFAIAGSKDLIQTDLFFRPRSCTISGRVIETLTKEYKNLAFLGLRNPQPEMELFKKRFADRYGQREMPLLEVLDCETGIGYGDVMAGKADNLPLLEDLRFPGIAKPGLADTSPLAVFREKLFRQAVTDGENRISLTDCMLKDLQKQMNATAEDPDSFYLFGNLIAGSEQDMDRGNFKFAFKAMGGPSGLKLLGRFCHGHEQLAERVKMAVAEEERSVSDVVFAEIAHLPQARAGNVLMRPHLRDFEIPYLAGSSMPRENQITPDDLMVSVSASGGDHIMV; this is encoded by the coding sequence ATGTCTATCGTGTCCCAGGGGTTCTTCATGCTTCGTCGTCCCCGGTATTCGCTCGATCTCCTTTACCGGTTTAATGAGCGTGTAAACAACCGGCCGGAGTTGTTCGAGGAAGAACTTATCCGCTTTTTTTCGCAGCCTTCCATGCTGGAAGCCATCTACGTAGCATCGCCGGAGCTATACGCCTCATTCATCGGCCTGCTCGAGGGAAGGGTGAGGACGAGTGTAGCCGGCCTGCTTAAGACTTTGTATAAATACTTCGTAAGAATGACTTCCCGAAGCACGCCGTACGGCCTTTTTGCAGGCTGTGCGATGGGCGAGATAAGCGATACGACGAACATCCGGTTCGACGAAACGGCGCCGCCCGAAACCCATGTGAGGCTCGACATGAATTACGTAGCCGAAGTGGCGGAAGCGATCTCCCGGCAAACCGAGGTCCGTTCCCGGCTGAAATTTTATCCAAACACAAGCCTCTATCGGATTGGCGACACCTACCGCTATGTCGAATGTTCATTGAACAATCAAAAAAGGGCGTATGTGCTGGCCTCCGTGGAACGCAGCGCATACCTGGATCGGGTACTCCTGGCTGCGAGGGACGGATGTTTAGTCGGCGAATTGATAGATAGCGTCACATCGGCGGACATCGGTCGTGAAGAAGCGACATGGTACATCGATGCCCTGATTAACGCCCAGATCCTGGTTTCCGAGCTGGCGGCGACGGTTACAGGGCAGGAATTTTTTTTCACTATAACCGAAAAGCTGCGCGGGATCGGGGAGGCCGAGAAAGATTTATTCCAATTGGAAAAAATTACGGAGCTATTGCGCTCGGCCGAACCTGGTATTGGCAAATACAAGGCGGTGGAGTCGCTGGTGACGAAGCATTTCGCGATAGCCGGCAGTAAGGACCTGATCCAGACGGACCTTTTCTTCCGTCCCCGGTCATGCACGATCAGCGGGCGTGTAATCGAAACGCTGACAAAAGAATATAAAAATCTTGCCTTCCTGGGATTACGGAACCCTCAGCCGGAAATGGAATTATTCAAAAAGCGGTTCGCCGACCGTTACGGGCAACGTGAGATGCCGCTGCTGGAAGTGCTGGACTGCGAAACCGGGATCGGCTATGGGGATGTCATGGCCGGTAAGGCGGATAACCTTCCGCTATTGGAAGACCTCCGGTTCCCGGGGATCGCAAAGCCGGGCCTTGCCGATACTTCGCCTCTGGCCGTATTTCGGGAGAAACTCTTCCGGCAGGCGGTCACCGACGGTGAAAACCGCATTTCACTCACCGACTGTATGCTGAAAGACCTGCAAAAGCAGATGAATGCTACGGCAGAGGACCCCGATAGCTTTTATCTGTTCGGTAATCTTATCGCCGGTTCGGAGCAGGATATGGACCGCGGGAATTTCAAGTTTGCATTCAAAGCGATGGGAGGGCCTTCCGGCTTGAAACTTCTCGGGCGTTTCTGCCATGGCCACGAACAACTTGCGGAACGGGTAAAAATGGCCGTAGCAGAAGAAGAGCGATCGGTGAGCGACGTCGTCTTCGCAGAAATCGCACACCTGCCCCAAGCGAGGGCTGGTAACGTGCTCATGCGACCGCACCTGCGGGATTTCGAGATCCCTTATCTGGCCGGCTCGTCGATGCCACGGGAAAATCAGATCACGCCCGACGACCTCATGGTTTCGGTGTCGGCCTCGGGGGGAGATCATATTATGGTCTAA
- a CDS encoding glucose dehydrogenase, which translates to MHSVAICALVALLLAGCYGMRRSKGGGQIAAVSQRKLDTAAIAIARGYTITPVITDLTFPTACDFDDQGRLYVIEAGYSYGEVWTAPRLIRIDGDNSKTVIATGDKNGPWTGLVYHDGNFYVAEGGQLNGGKILRIGMDGKITALVSDLPAFGDHHTNGPAIKGDYIYFGQGAATNSGVVGPDNAKFGWLKRKPDFHDIPCQDIELAGHNFESADTAATNRKVVTGAYSAFGTTTRPGQVIKGKVPCTGAIMRIPLQGGAPELVAWGLRNPYGLRFNADGKLFVTDNGYDERSSRPIWGAGDLLWEITPGTWYGFPDFSGHQILEGDIEFKGPGKPAAQSLLKKHPNQPPQPAAVLGVHSSSNGFDFDTGGFFAKGEAFVAQFGDMAPGVGKVVAPVGFKVVRVNPQTGVIRDFVVNKGKRNAPASYLGSGGLERPVSVKFSRSGEQLYIVDFGIVTTDKNGPKPTAGTGVVWKIAKR; encoded by the coding sequence TTGCATTCCGTTGCAATTTGCGCCCTGGTGGCGCTGCTGCTGGCCGGGTGTTACGGAATGCGCCGCTCCAAAGGCGGCGGACAAATAGCGGCCGTCAGCCAAAGGAAGCTCGACACCGCCGCCATCGCAATCGCACGCGGATACACCATTACCCCCGTAATTACAGATCTGACATTCCCTACCGCCTGTGACTTCGACGACCAGGGACGGCTGTACGTGATCGAAGCCGGTTATAGTTACGGGGAGGTCTGGACAGCGCCCAGGCTGATACGTATCGATGGCGATAACAGCAAGACCGTTATCGCGACCGGCGATAAAAATGGCCCCTGGACCGGGCTTGTTTACCATGACGGCAATTTCTATGTTGCGGAAGGCGGCCAGTTAAACGGCGGCAAAATCCTTCGTATCGGCATGGACGGCAAGATCACGGCGCTTGTCAGTGACCTGCCTGCTTTCGGCGACCACCACACCAACGGCCCGGCGATTAAAGGCGACTACATTTACTTTGGTCAGGGCGCGGCCACCAATTCCGGCGTCGTGGGGCCGGATAATGCCAAATTCGGCTGGCTCAAAAGAAAGCCGGATTTTCACGATATTCCCTGCCAGGACATCGAACTGGCGGGTCACAATTTCGAGTCGGCAGACACCGCCGCGACAAATCGCAAAGTTGTCACCGGCGCGTACTCGGCATTCGGGACAACTACCCGACCGGGCCAGGTTATCAAAGGCAAAGTACCTTGCACGGGCGCGATCATGCGCATACCTCTGCAGGGGGGCGCACCCGAGCTCGTTGCCTGGGGCTTGCGCAATCCGTATGGCCTGCGCTTCAATGCCGACGGCAAACTGTTTGTAACCGACAATGGCTATGACGAACGCAGCAGCAGGCCCATTTGGGGAGCCGGGGATTTGCTATGGGAGATCACACCGGGCACGTGGTATGGTTTTCCCGATTTTTCCGGACATCAGATACTGGAAGGGGACATCGAATTCAAGGGCCCGGGCAAGCCTGCTGCGCAGAGTCTTCTAAAAAAACATCCCAATCAGCCGCCCCAACCGGCAGCCGTTTTGGGAGTGCATTCGTCGTCCAACGGCTTTGATTTCGACACAGGGGGCTTCTTCGCAAAAGGGGAAGCGTTCGTTGCACAATTCGGCGATATGGCTCCAGGGGTTGGGAAAGTAGTCGCGCCGGTGGGTTTCAAGGTCGTAAGAGTCAACCCGCAAACCGGCGTCATTCGCGATTTTGTAGTGAATAAAGGAAAACGAAACGCTCCCGCCAGTTACCTGGGAAGCGGAGGACTCGAGCGGCCGGTATCCGTGAAATTCAGCCGTTCGGGGGAACAACTTTACATCGTCGATTTCGGCATCGTTACAACTGACAAAAACGGCCCCAAACCAACAGCGGGAACGGGAGTCGTCTGGAAAATAGCAAAAAGATGA